A genome region from Halichondria panicea chromosome 15, odHalPani1.1, whole genome shotgun sequence includes the following:
- the LOC135349044 gene encoding dihydrolipoyllysine-residue succinyltransferase component of 2-oxoglutarate dehydrogenase complex, mitochondrial-like isoform X1, which yields MFAVKLRSLFLPKTSLAGPLVRGRFLLSNSQGSSRCWIAARTLTTTSHSVQVQSKSSFPCQPSSRSVRKIWNTPCLWSDYQIVITPPFAESITEGDVKWEKEVGDSVAVDEVIAEIETDKTAIPVLSSVTGVIEELFVPDGEKVLANTELCKIKISETLGEAPALQTTTQQPPPPLQPSQSPLPAPSQPELPTHASIPTILPPIPPLPNQPFGEVPNPPPPAPRASAELHSSTRSEKRVKMSRMRHRIAQRLKEAQNTNAMLTTFNEVDMSNVIEMRNTHKEAFLKKHGVKLGFMSPFIRAACFSLQDQPIVNAVIDDGNIVYRDYVDISVAVATPKGLVVPVLRNVGTMNYADIEIGVNELGLKARDGTLAIEDMDGGTFTISNGGVFGSMFGTPIINPPQSAILGMHATIQRPVAINGKVEIRPMMYVALTYDHRLIDGREAVLFLKKIKSAVEDPRVILLGV from the exons GATGTTGGATAGCAGCAAGGACTCTGACCACCACTTCACATTCTGTTCAAGTCCAATCTAAGAG CAGCTTCCCGTGCCAACCGTCGTCACGCTCAGTTCGGAAAATTTGGAATACTCCATGTCTCTGGTCTGACTACCAAATTGTCATCACCCCTCCCTTTGCGGAGTCCATAACGGAGGGAGACGTCAAATGGGAAAAAG AGGTTGGTGACTCAGTGGCAGTGGATGAAGTTATTGCTGAGATTGAAACAGACAAA ACAGCAATCCCGGTGCTCTCCTCAGTGACTGGAGTGATAGAAGAGCTCTTTGTGCCAGACGGGGAAAAGGTGCTTGCCAACACTGAGCTGTGTAAGATCAAAATAAGTGAGACCTTAGGGGAGGCACCAGCTCTACAAACCACTACCCAGCAGCCCCCACCACCATTACAACCTTCACAATCTCCACTGCCTGCACCATCACAACCCGAGTTACCCACTCATGCTTCCATCCCGACTATTCTGCCACCTATACCACCATTGCCTA ACCAACCATTTGGTGAGGTTCCAAACCCACCGCCCCCAGCACCTAGAGCCAGTGCAGAGCTACACTCAAGCACTAGGAGTGAGAAAAGA GTGAAGATGTCTCGTATGAGGCACCGTATAGCACAAAGGCTGAAGGAGGCGCAAAACACCAACGCCATGCTCACCACCTTCAATGAAGTGGACATGAG TAACGTTATTGAAATGAGAAATACACATAAGGAGGCATTTCTGAAGAAGCATGGAGTTAAACTCGGTTTCATGTCTCCCTTCATCAGAGCTGCCTGTTTCTCTCTCCAAGACCAGCCTATAGTCAATGCAG TGATTGACGATGGAAACATCGTTTACAGGGATTACGTAGACATCAGTGTAGCAGTGGCTACTCCCAag GGTCTTGTGGTACCTGTGCTGAGAAATGTTGGGACAATGAACTACGCTGACATTGAAATTGGAGTAAATGAACTAGGACTCAAG GCTCGTGATGGTACACTTGCCATAGAGGACATGGACGGAGGTACATTCACTATCAGCAATGGTGGAGTGTTTGGCTCCATGTTTGGGACGCCCATCATCAACCCCCCACAATCAGCCATATTGGGTATGCACGCTACCATACAGAGACCAGTGGCCATTAATGGCAAG GTTGAGATCAGGCCTATGATGTACGTGGCACTAACGTATGACCATCGGTTGATTGATGGTAGAGAGGCTGTTCTCTTCCTGAAGAAGATCAAATCAGCTGTAGAAGACCCTCGTGTGATTTTGTTAGGCGTGTAG
- the LOC135349044 gene encoding dihydrolipoyllysine-residue succinyltransferase component of 2-oxoglutarate dehydrogenase complex, mitochondrial-like isoform X2: protein MFAVKLRSLFLPKTSLAGPLVRGRFLLSNSQGSSRCWIAARTLTTTSHSVQVQSKSFPCQPSSRSVRKIWNTPCLWSDYQIVITPPFAESITEGDVKWEKEVGDSVAVDEVIAEIETDKTAIPVLSSVTGVIEELFVPDGEKVLANTELCKIKISETLGEAPALQTTTQQPPPPLQPSQSPLPAPSQPELPTHASIPTILPPIPPLPNQPFGEVPNPPPPAPRASAELHSSTRSEKRVKMSRMRHRIAQRLKEAQNTNAMLTTFNEVDMSNVIEMRNTHKEAFLKKHGVKLGFMSPFIRAACFSLQDQPIVNAVIDDGNIVYRDYVDISVAVATPKGLVVPVLRNVGTMNYADIEIGVNELGLKARDGTLAIEDMDGGTFTISNGGVFGSMFGTPIINPPQSAILGMHATIQRPVAINGKVEIRPMMYVALTYDHRLIDGREAVLFLKKIKSAVEDPRVILLGV from the exons GATGTTGGATAGCAGCAAGGACTCTGACCACCACTTCACATTCTGTTCAAGTCCAATCTAAGAG CTTCCCGTGCCAACCGTCGTCACGCTCAGTTCGGAAAATTTGGAATACTCCATGTCTCTGGTCTGACTACCAAATTGTCATCACCCCTCCCTTTGCGGAGTCCATAACGGAGGGAGACGTCAAATGGGAAAAAG AGGTTGGTGACTCAGTGGCAGTGGATGAAGTTATTGCTGAGATTGAAACAGACAAA ACAGCAATCCCGGTGCTCTCCTCAGTGACTGGAGTGATAGAAGAGCTCTTTGTGCCAGACGGGGAAAAGGTGCTTGCCAACACTGAGCTGTGTAAGATCAAAATAAGTGAGACCTTAGGGGAGGCACCAGCTCTACAAACCACTACCCAGCAGCCCCCACCACCATTACAACCTTCACAATCTCCACTGCCTGCACCATCACAACCCGAGTTACCCACTCATGCTTCCATCCCGACTATTCTGCCACCTATACCACCATTGCCTA ACCAACCATTTGGTGAGGTTCCAAACCCACCGCCCCCAGCACCTAGAGCCAGTGCAGAGCTACACTCAAGCACTAGGAGTGAGAAAAGA GTGAAGATGTCTCGTATGAGGCACCGTATAGCACAAAGGCTGAAGGAGGCGCAAAACACCAACGCCATGCTCACCACCTTCAATGAAGTGGACATGAG TAACGTTATTGAAATGAGAAATACACATAAGGAGGCATTTCTGAAGAAGCATGGAGTTAAACTCGGTTTCATGTCTCCCTTCATCAGAGCTGCCTGTTTCTCTCTCCAAGACCAGCCTATAGTCAATGCAG TGATTGACGATGGAAACATCGTTTACAGGGATTACGTAGACATCAGTGTAGCAGTGGCTACTCCCAag GGTCTTGTGGTACCTGTGCTGAGAAATGTTGGGACAATGAACTACGCTGACATTGAAATTGGAGTAAATGAACTAGGACTCAAG GCTCGTGATGGTACACTTGCCATAGAGGACATGGACGGAGGTACATTCACTATCAGCAATGGTGGAGTGTTTGGCTCCATGTTTGGGACGCCCATCATCAACCCCCCACAATCAGCCATATTGGGTATGCACGCTACCATACAGAGACCAGTGGCCATTAATGGCAAG GTTGAGATCAGGCCTATGATGTACGTGGCACTAACGTATGACCATCGGTTGATTGATGGTAGAGAGGCTGTTCTCTTCCTGAAGAAGATCAAATCAGCTGTAGAAGACCCTCGTGTGATTTTGTTAGGCGTGTAG
- the LOC135349043 gene encoding G-protein-signaling modulator 2-like, which produces MTTMSDSEDFTGLERAKPSVTKASLSFLLDGIDPRDLAADGISMMSFASCADSEIGGGTRDLPTCQELAIEGERLTKQGDHKQAIPLLESALELGTDDLQLLSVLWSLLGNAHFYLGDYEKAALCHQHDLAICNELGDERNQAQAYCNLGIANRKTGYLQRAKLCYERYLDISEKIEDNRSRSKAHHNLGDLHLTLGRLKLQREKKLNQSPEAKEHLLKAEEYFLKHLEYVRETQNKSAEARTHGSLGYVYELLQDTDKAIDHYEQRLRISVETADKGMEGRSYCSIGNCLRALVQLEKANECYIRGLAIAGELEDQLGEGVIHHNMGMTYEMLANLDQTQEHFEKELELMKRENNLYGQALALNNLARTYEYLANLAKAGEALEALISVQKKLKQRAEATETTTRLELINQLKETERSKTGSAGLKGTWKKLKGKKKKQRNMTAPEISSQTLAEAAKKSQALATVREDERNKGKGAIVGKWSKKDSVNASTGEPNSSPKLRRVSMDTSIQRPASQSSNEDASHVNLKLPPSVDHFDTQSEPTQTPTHVITTPPKSADIVIIEQFSLSQVSGKISNHSLSQQSYTGPEDQYSTQSSSDIPISTFDQSGDDGHFNRGYMSDHHQIQEWPEGGSGDLEEEAYKKGSLKLYWEFGDKQHKLNLQRVKEFLKSSGENEPVDLSVLLDWEGWMLAAKEIPIATKSKESHLI; this is translated from the exons atgactacCATGAGTGATTCGGAAGATTTCACTGGGCTGGAACGTGCCAAACCGAGTGTCACGAAGGCCAGTCTCTCGTTTCTACTGGATGGTATAGATCCGAGAGATCTTGCTGCTGATGGCATCTCTATGATGAGCTTTGCGTCCTGTGCTGACTCTGAAATTGGCGGCGGGACGAGAGACTTGCCAACCTGTCAGGAGTTAGCCATAGAGGGAGAGAGGCTCACTAAACAGGGAGACCACAAACAAGCCATACCGCTACTCGAGTCTGCATTAGAATTGGGTACAGATGATCTCCAGCTGCTTAGTGTGCTATGGAGCTTGCTTGGCAATGCACACTTCTATTTGGGAGACTATGAGAAAGCTGCTCTTTGCCACCAGCATGATCTAGCCATTTGTAACGAGCTTGGAGATGAGAGGAATCAAGCTCAGGCTTACTGCAATTTGGGCATAGCCAATCGCAAAACAGGTTATTTGCAAAGAGCTAAGCTCTGCTATGAGCGATATCTAGACATCAGCGAAAAAATTGAAGACAATCGCTCTAGATCCAAAGCTCACCACAATCTCGGCGATCTCCACCTTACGCTTGGACGCCTTAAACtgcaaagagaaaagaaacTAAATCAGTCACCTGAGGCCAAGGAGCACCTGTTGAAGGCAGAGGAATATTTCTTGAAACATCTTGAATATGTCCGAGAAACACAAAACAA GTCAGCCGAAGCACGGACTCATGGCAGCCTGGGTTATGTGTACGAGCTGCTGCAGGACACAGACAAAGCCATTGACCACTATGAGCAG CGACTAAGGATATCGGTTGAGACTGCAGATAAGGGTATGGAGGGACGGTCATACTGCAGCATAGGAAACTGCCTCAGAGCTCTGGTTCAGCTGGAAAAGGCTAACGAGTGTTACATTAGG GGACTAGCCATTGCTGGAGAGCTTGAAGATCAGCTGGGGGAGGGAGTGATCCACCATAACATGGGTATGACCTATGAGATGTTAGCCAACCTTGACCAAACACAGGAGCATTTTGAAAAG GAGCTAGAGCTGATGAAAAGAGAAAACAATCTGTATGGGCAGGCACTGGCACTCAATAACTTAGCCAGGACCTACGAATATCTAGCTAACTTGGCAAAAGCTGGAGAAGCATTGGAGGCT CTAATTTCTGTTCAAAAGAAACTGAAGCAGAGAGCAGAAGCAACTGAAACCACGACACGACTAGAGCTGATAAACCAACTAAAAGAGACAGAAAGATCCAAAACCGGGAGTGCTGGCCTCAAAGGTACATGGAAGAAACTCAAAGGGAAGAAAAAGAAGCAGAGAAATATGACTGCTCCTGAGATTAGCTCCCAGACATTAGCTGAGGCTGCCAAGAAGTCTCAAGCATTAGCTACTGTGAGGGAGGATGAGAGAAATAAAGGCAAGGGAGCTATCGTTGGAAAGTGGTCAAAAAAAGACAGTGTAAACGCTTCTACGGGGGAGCCCAACTCATCCCCCAAGCTGCGAAGAGTATCAATGGATACTAGCATCCAACGTCCAGCCAGTCAGAGCAGTAATGAGGATGCCAGTCATGTCAATCTAAAGCTCCCACCATCCGTGGACCACTTTGATACGCAGTCTGAGCCTACACAAACACCAACTCATGTGATAACCACACCTCCAAAATCAGCCGACATTGTTATCATTGAGCAGTTCAGCTTGTCCCAGGTATCTGGTAAAATCTCCAACCACTCTCTCTCCCAGCAGTCCTACACAGGCCCAGAGGATCAGTACAGCACACAGTCATCCTCCGATATCCCAATAAGTACATTTGATCAAAGTGGGGATGACGGCCACTTCAATCGAGGATATATGTCAGACCACCATCAGATCCAAGAATGGCCAGAGGGCGGGTCTGGTGACCTGGAAGAGGAGGCATACAAGAAAGGATCGCTAAAGCTGTATTGGGAGTTTGGAGATAAGCAGCACAAACTAAACTTGCAACGAGTAAAGGAGTTCCTCAAGTCCTCTGGTGAAAATGAGCCCGTAGACTTAAGTGTGTTGCTGGACTGGGAAGGCTGGATGCTTGCCGCCAAAGAGATACC AATTGCCACAAAATCGAAGGAATCGCATCTAATTTAG